The Candidatus Dechloromonas phosphoritropha genome includes a region encoding these proteins:
- the asnB gene encoding asparagine synthase (glutamine-hydrolyzing), producing MCGIFGGIWRSVPSTLESVLSDAGQALRFRGPDDNGQEIFNLGAATIALGHTRLSIIDLTAGGHQPMHSDDRSVSIVFNGEIYNYRELRGELKLLGHRFTSDSDTEVLLAAWRQWGQDCLSRLVGMFAFVVFDRGQGSITCVRDAFGIKPFFYTLEQGNFLFASEIPAIKELKQEKAELDWQRAYDYLVHGDYDSGPRTFLDGVLHLEPGHVLEVDIVSGRPSEPVRWWQPRLAERQDLGFAEAAEQLRERFLDSIRLHLRSDVPLGAALSGGIDSSAVVCAMRHVAPDSPINTFSYIARGSVVSEERWVDRINRHVGAVPHKVVVSASELAADLDDMIQAQGEPFGSTSIYAQYRVFRLAKEQGVTVTLDGQGADEMLAGYNGYPGQRIRSLLEQGSFSEAWHFLDEWAKWPGRSRLAGAKRAVAELTQGTLLNDFLRRLNGMQTLPAWMNAAPLEERGIVRRHPQVRSTQDESRRRLVAELALSLTRRGLPALLRHGDRNSMRFSVESRVPFLTRELADFLLSLPEAYLISPEGETKHIFRTAMRGIVPDDVLDRRDKIGFETPEKEWLLGMAETVRGWLRIDLNLPFFNQTEVLKEFDLIATGRKQFSWQVWRWINFSRWYSRFVA from the coding sequence ATGTGTGGCATTTTTGGCGGTATTTGGCGCAGCGTTCCGAGCACTCTCGAATCGGTATTGAGTGATGCTGGCCAAGCATTGCGCTTCAGGGGTCCGGACGACAACGGGCAGGAAATCTTCAATCTTGGTGCGGCAACGATAGCACTCGGCCATACGCGGCTGTCGATCATCGATCTGACGGCCGGTGGCCATCAGCCGATGCATTCAGACGATCGATCTGTTTCCATCGTGTTCAACGGCGAGATCTACAACTACCGCGAATTGCGAGGCGAACTCAAGCTGCTGGGGCATCGTTTCACGTCCGATTCCGATACCGAGGTACTGCTGGCGGCCTGGCGCCAGTGGGGGCAAGACTGCCTGTCGCGTCTGGTGGGCATGTTCGCGTTCGTCGTCTTCGATCGCGGGCAGGGATCGATTACCTGTGTGCGCGACGCATTCGGCATAAAGCCATTTTTCTACACGCTGGAGCAGGGCAATTTCCTGTTTGCCTCGGAAATTCCGGCCATCAAGGAACTGAAACAGGAGAAGGCCGAACTTGACTGGCAGCGAGCCTATGACTATCTCGTGCATGGCGATTACGATAGTGGCCCCCGTACATTTCTGGATGGGGTGCTCCATCTCGAACCTGGACACGTCCTTGAAGTGGACATTGTCAGCGGACGGCCGTCGGAACCGGTGCGCTGGTGGCAACCACGACTCGCCGAGCGGCAGGATCTCGGTTTCGCTGAAGCGGCCGAGCAACTGCGCGAGCGCTTTCTGGACAGCATTCGTCTGCATCTGCGCAGTGACGTTCCCCTGGGCGCTGCCCTTTCGGGGGGCATCGACTCTTCGGCCGTGGTGTGTGCGATGCGCCATGTGGCCCCAGATTCGCCAATCAACACGTTCAGCTACATCGCTCGTGGCAGCGTGGTCTCCGAAGAGCGCTGGGTCGACCGCATCAACCGGCATGTGGGTGCTGTGCCGCACAAGGTCGTGGTCAGCGCCAGCGAACTCGCCGCCGATCTGGACGACATGATTCAGGCTCAGGGTGAGCCCTTCGGCAGTACCAGCATCTATGCGCAGTACCGAGTGTTCCGGCTGGCGAAGGAGCAGGGTGTTACTGTCACCCTGGATGGTCAGGGGGCCGATGAGATGCTCGCCGGCTACAACGGCTATCCGGGACAGCGCATCCGCAGCCTGCTTGAGCAAGGAAGCTTCTCGGAGGCCTGGCATTTCCTCGATGAGTGGGCGAAGTGGCCTGGTCGCAGCCGCCTGGCGGGTGCCAAGCGGGCCGTCGCCGAACTCACTCAGGGAACCCTCCTCAATGATTTCCTGCGGAGGCTCAATGGAATGCAAACCTTGCCTGCCTGGATGAATGCAGCCCCACTTGAAGAAAGGGGGATTGTCCGCCGTCATCCGCAAGTTCGCTCGACCCAGGACGAGTCGCGCCGGCGACTGGTTGCCGAACTGGCGCTTTCACTGACACGACGCGGTCTCCCGGCACTGCTCCGGCACGGGGATCGAAATTCGATGCGTTTTTCCGTGGAGAGCCGGGTCCCTTTCCTGACCCGCGAACTGGCCGACTTTCTCCTGTCGCTACCCGAGGCCTACCTAATTTCCCCTGAAGGCGAAACCAAACACATTTTTCGGACAGCGATGCGGGGTATCGTTCCGGACGATGTTCTGGATCGACGCGACAAGATCGGCTTCGAAACGCCAGAGAAGGAGTGGCTGCTGGGAATGGCCGAAACGGTTCGAGGCTGGTTGCGGATAGACCTGAATCTGCCTTTTTTCAACCAAACCGAAGTCCTGAAGG
- a CDS encoding glycosyltransferase family 4 protein: protein MRIAMTLQHEWKIDSRVIREAEALVRAGNQVLVVCRGQAAQQLTETLNGVLYQSLPRSTAVTFRQLVALFLVHLRIHSLWLVDRFKIGWRCGLRESWRSVKPLVIFLPIAGLAILARLLQMLFVAPIRYILRVMFRVAFRLARPIFRMALTPRGRSIIWNVYQSLRRLGGGIQSRFRIWASLLTSRIREIARIYVEPLVHLNDYAVSCAGSIIEWRPDVVHIHDMVCMSGGYVVARRLGVPFVYDAHELETHTNYHLGRLTWLFIDRYQNALIRRAARVITVCESIADWLSRKYGIDRPTVILNTPAFDMSESAGTYSETLRTHLGLTDNEKLAVYVGAVTIDRGLENCVEALQYAPGIHLALVGSRYSVTEELLVRLANQFGVSERLHLVDPVPGNLVVPFVRSATLSLIPIQNVCLSYYYCMPNKLLESVVGGLPIAIAKLKELKSFLEKFPVGIEMDESSPKSIAHAMQKLSEETDKYRPTDDQISAIIAYYGWESQRAKLVRLYDGLESGALSERAQDA, encoded by the coding sequence ATGCGCATTGCAATGACGCTGCAGCACGAGTGGAAAATCGACTCTCGGGTAATCCGCGAAGCTGAGGCTTTGGTTCGTGCGGGTAATCAAGTTCTTGTCGTCTGCCGTGGCCAGGCGGCACAACAGTTGACCGAAACGCTAAATGGAGTTTTGTACCAATCCTTGCCGCGAAGTACTGCAGTAACTTTCCGTCAACTGGTCGCATTGTTTTTGGTGCATCTACGAATCCATTCCCTTTGGCTGGTTGATCGATTCAAAATCGGCTGGCGCTGTGGCCTTAGGGAATCGTGGCGATCGGTGAAGCCGCTAGTGATATTTCTCCCAATTGCAGGGTTAGCCATACTGGCAAGATTACTTCAGATGCTCTTCGTGGCACCTATTCGTTACATCCTGCGGGTAATGTTTCGAGTGGCCTTTCGGCTAGCTCGACCCATCTTCAGAATGGCACTTACTCCGCGGGGAAGATCCATCATTTGGAATGTGTATCAAAGTTTGCGGAGGTTAGGCGGAGGGATCCAGTCAAGATTTCGCATCTGGGCCAGCCTATTGACGTCTCGCATTCGAGAAATCGCTCGTATTTATGTTGAGCCGTTGGTTCACCTCAATGATTACGCTGTCAGTTGCGCGGGGTCAATCATTGAGTGGCGCCCCGATGTCGTGCATATACATGATATGGTGTGCATGAGTGGGGGCTATGTCGTCGCGCGAAGACTTGGGGTGCCTTTTGTTTATGATGCCCATGAGCTGGAAACGCATACAAATTACCATCTTGGGCGCCTGACATGGTTATTTATTGATCGCTATCAAAATGCGTTAATTCGTCGCGCAGCAAGAGTAATCACCGTCTGTGAAAGTATTGCAGACTGGCTGTCACGAAAATATGGAATTGATCGGCCTACGGTTATTTTGAATACCCCGGCTTTCGATATGTCTGAAAGTGCTGGCACATACAGTGAAACACTACGCACCCATCTGGGACTGACCGATAACGAAAAACTGGCCGTATATGTCGGAGCGGTTACCATTGATCGGGGTTTGGAGAATTGTGTTGAGGCCCTGCAGTACGCGCCTGGCATCCATTTAGCGCTAGTTGGGTCACGTTACTCGGTGACTGAAGAACTTCTCGTCCGCCTTGCCAATCAGTTTGGCGTATCCGAACGACTTCACCTAGTTGATCCTGTGCCAGGCAATTTGGTCGTTCCATTCGTCCGGTCAGCGACTTTAAGCCTGATTCCGATCCAGAACGTGTGCCTAAGCTATTACTATTGCATGCCGAACAAGTTATTGGAGAGTGTTGTAGGGGGCTTGCCGATAGCGATTGCCAAGCTGAAAGAACTGAAATCCTTCCTTGAAAAATTTCCGGTCGGTATTGAGATGGACGAAAGTTCGCCAAAGAGCATTGCACATGCGATGCAAAAACTTTCGGAAGAAACTGATAAGTATCGCCCAACGGACGATCAAATCTCAGCAATCATTGCGTACTATGGCTGGGAGAGCCAAAGAGCCAAGCTTGTTCGCTTGTACGACGGCCTGGAATCGGGTGCGCTGAGCGAAAGAGCGCAAGACGCCTAG